The genomic interval GCCAACGCGGTAGCGCCGCGTCGAGATGGTCGCGTGCAGGTAGGTCAGCGTCTGGCCGTCATCGAGCCAGGCAATCTCCGGCATCACGCCATCGAGCAGATCGAAGACGCGATCCGTTTCCGCCACAAAGGCCGTCAGGCGCTCGCGCCAGTCCACGCCTTCGGTGGGACGGTTCTCGTACAGCATCCCCGTCGCGCGGGCGCGTGATTCCTCGGCCGGCAGGTACACCAGCGTCAGGTGATAACCGCTCTCGAAGTGGTTACCCGATTCCTCGAAGGTGGCCCGGCGTTCCTCGTCCACCAGCCACGACAGCGGCTCGGGGAACTCCGAGTGCGGGTAGTCGGCCGCCGACCGGCGCTCGGCTTCGATGAACAGCGCCCAGCCCGAACCCAGGCGGCGCAGCGCGTTGTTCAGGCGCGCCGACGTGGCGATCAGCTCGCCCTGCGTCGCGCTGTCGAGGTCGGGGCCACGAAAGCGCGCCGTGCGCTGGAAACTGCCGTCCTTGTTCAAGACGACGCCCGGCGCGACCAGTCCGGCCCACGGAAGCCAATCGGCGAGCAATGCGGGCCGCTGGCGGTATTCGGCAAGGTTCAGCATCTCGGCGTCCCCCTACACGTCCAGCAGCGGCTTGTGCTTGATGTGCCGCGCAAAGACCTGCATGAACTGCGGATCGACGCGCGCACCCCACACCGCCAGCGAATGGCCGACGATCCAGAGCACCACGCCGGGAATCCACAGTTGCAGGCCCAAGCCCACGGCGGTGGCCAGCGTGCCGTTGGCAATCGCCACGGTGCGCGGTGCCCCGCCCAACAGGATTGGCTCGGTCAGCGAGCGATGCAGCGGCACCTCGAAACCGGCCGCGAAAATGTCCGGGGCACTCATACGACGGCCCCGCCGGAGAAGCTGAAGAACGACAGGAAGAACGAGGACGCCGCGAACGCGATGGACAGGCCAAAAACGATCTGGATCAGCTTGCGAAAACCCCCCGACGTGTCGCCGAAGGCCAGCGCCAAGCCCGTGGCGATGATGATCATGACCGCGACGATCCGTGCCACCGGCCCCTGGATGGATTCAAGGATGGATTGCAAGGGCCCTTCCCAGGGCATCGAGGAACCGGCGGCCTGGGCGGTGCCGGCCAGGAACAGCAGCAGCGCGGCCAGCAGTAGCCCTTGCCCTGCAGGGCGAGCCAGGGTGCGCAGCCGCGTCAAGCGGGACAGGTGGAAAAGCGGATTTACGGAAATACGGAAAGCATCAACATGCGTCACGGCAGTTCTCCAGAAGGATTGAGGGAGGGGGACGGGGAAGTCGCCGCAGCGGGCGCGGCATCGGACGCCAGCGGAAGCTCGGGGAACGGCGCTTCCATCGCGTCCGTCAAACCGTCCACCAATCGGTATCCCACGCCGTCAAAGCCGACGACGCGGGCGATGCTCTCGATGCGGCGCCTGCGCCCGCGTCCGGCGATGTGGATCACCACGTTGACCGCCTCGGCGATCAGCGCACGCGGCGGGTTCACGGCCACTTCAAGAATCAGTTGCTCCATGCGCAGCAGCGCGCCCAAGGCGGAGCCGGCATGGATCGTGGCGATACCGCCGGGGTGACCCGTGCCCCAGACCTTGATGAGATCCAGCGCCTCGGGTCCGCGCACCTCGCCCACCACGACGCGATCCGGGCGCAGGCGCATCGAGGAACGCACCAGCTCGGTCATGGACACCACGCCCTGGCGCGTGCGCAGCGGCACGTGGTCGCGCGCCGCGCATTGCAGCTCCACCGTGTCTTCGAGCACCAGCACGCGGTCCCCCGAGGCGGCGATCTCGGCTAGCAGCGCATTGGCAAGCGTGGTCTTGCCGCTGCTCGTGGCTCCTGCGATCAGGATGTTTTGGCGCTCACGCACGGCCCGCACCAGAAAGCCCGCCTGAGCGCTGGTCATCATCCCGTCGATGACGTACCGCTCCAGCGGGATCACGCCGATGGCGCGCTTGCGCAGCGCGAAGGCCGGCCCCGGCGCTGCAGGTGGCAGGATGCCCTCGAAGCGTTCGCCCGTTTCGGGCAGCTCGGCCGACAGCAGCGGCTGGCCGCGATGCACTTCCGCACCGACGTGGGCCGCCACCAGCCGGATGATGCGTTCGCCGTCCGCTTCTGACAGCTCCACGCCCATCGGCGCGCGGCCCGAAGAAAGCCGATCCACCCATAGCGTCCGGTCAGGATTCAGCATCACTTCCACCACGTCCGGGTCTTCCAACGCGGCGGCGATCAGCGGCCCCATCGCCGTGCGCAGCATCTGGATGCGGCGATCCAGAGACGTGGCAGCGGATGAACGAGGTTCTGGCGGGATTTGGGGAGCGGCGCTCATGAGGCACGCTCCCGCGCTTCAGCGACTGCCGCCGCGTCATCCATCCGCATCGGGTCGGGATGCAGTTCTTCCACCACGTCACGCACGAGGCTGCGCCCGCGCAGCAAGTGGCGGCCAAGCTGTTCGACGAACTGCTCGAACCGCGCCTTGCCATGCGCGCGGGCGGCTTCCTGATGGGCTTCGGGAACCGGCGTGCTGACGGTCAGGAAGTAGCGGATGAACAGCGCCAGCGTTTCGATCTGGATGTTCTGGTCGCGCTCCAGGCGTTCGGCCTGACGCGACAGGTGATCCAGCCGCTTGGCGATGGCCGCCTCGCGCCGGTCGGCGGCATCGGGCGACAACCACGATGCGAGCGCCGCCGCGACGATGGATGACTTCGAGACGCCTTTCTTGGCGGCCAGTTCTTCCAGGCGCTTAGCGTGCCCGTGCTGGATGAACAGATTGAGGCGGTATTGGCTCATAGGTCGATTCCGTCGTTGGGGTCGAGGGAAGCCAACCGGGCCGTGCGCTGCATGGCCGGATCGAACTGGCGCGGGAGGGGAAGCGGCTCGTCGTCGTCATCGAGCAGCGCCAGGTCGGCCGCAGGCGCGACCAGCTCGGGGTCGTAGGCGACGGCTTTGGAGAGTTCAGGCTGATGGCGCGGGCCGCCGTCGTCGGCATTGCCAAAGTCATCGGCGGCATCGGCTGGGGGCACGGTCGGCACAGCAGGAATCGCCAGGCCGCTCCAGTCATCGGCACGGGCCGGCGGTACGTCGGCATAGTGCCCATCCGCAAGCGAAGGCGGCGGCAGCACGCGGCGCTTGAAATTGGCGTCGGCGTAGTAGCGCAGCTTCTTCGCCTTGATAGGTGGCAGGCTGGACACCATCACCACCGATTCATCCGGCGGAAGCTGCATCACTTCGCCAGGGGTGAGCAGCGGGCGTGCCGTTTCCTGCCGCGACACCATGAGGTGCCCGAGCCACGGCGCGAGCCGATGGCCGGCGTAGTTGCGCTGCGCGCGCAGCTCGGTGGCCGTGCCCAGGGTTTCGGAAATGCGCTTGGCCGTGCGTTCGTCGTTGGTGGCGAACGTCACCCGGACATGGCAGTTGTCGAGGATGGAATGGTTTTGGCCATACGCCTTGTCGATCTGGTTGAGCGACTGCGCGATGAGGAAGCTGCGGATGCCATAGCCGGCCATAAAAGCAAGCGCCGTCTCGAAGAAATCGAGCCGGCCCAGCGCAGGAAACTCATCGAGCATCAGCAACAGCTTGTGGCGGCGCTCGATGCCATCCGACCCGTCGAGCGATTCGGTCAGCCGTCGGCCGATCTGGTTGAGGATCAGGCGGATCAGCGGCTTGGTGCGGCTAATGTCCGAAGGCGGCACCACGAGGTACAGCGATACCGGATGCTCGGCGGCAATCAGGTCGGCGATGCGCCAGTCACAGCGTGAGGTGACTTCGGCCACCGTGGGGTCACGGTACAGGCCGAGGAACGACATGGCCGTGGACAGCACGCCTGAACGCTCGTTGTCGCTCTTGTTGAGGACTTCGCGCGCGGCAGACGCCACCACGGGATGCGGGCCATCACCCAGGTGCGGCGTGGTCATCATCCGGTGCAAGGTCAGCTCGAAGGGGCACGCCGGGTCGGACAGGAAGTTGGCAACACCCCGCAGCGTCTTGTCTTCGCTCGCATAGAGAACGTGCAGGATCGCGCCCACCAGCAGCGCGTGCGAAGTCTTCTCCCAATGGTTGCGTTTCTCCAGCGCCCCTTCGGGATCGACCAGAATGTCCGCGATGTTCTGCACGTCGCGCACCTCATTCGCACCGCGCCGGACTTCCAGCAGTGGGTTGTAGGCTGCTGACATGGCATCAGTCGGGTTGAACAGCAGGCAGTGCGAGAAGCGCGAGCGCCAGCCGGCGGTGATCTGCCAGTTTTCGCCCTTGATGTCGTGGATGACGGCCGACGTGGGCCACGAAAGCAGCGTGGGAACGACCAGACCGACGCCTTTGCCCGAGCGCGTAGGTGCGAAGGTCAGGACATGTTCCGGGCCTTCGTGGCGCAGGTACTGGCGATCATGCTGGCCGAGGAACACGCCGGTCGGCTGCGTGAGGCCGGCCTTGCTAATGTCCTGCGCATTCGCCCAGCGTGCCGAGCCGTAGGTCGTGACGAGGCGCGACTGACGCGAGCGCCAGATCGACATGCCGATGGCGACCACCACGGCCACGAGTCCGCTGCCGCCTGCGATGGCGCCGCCCGTGTCAAAGACGCGGGGCGCGTAGGCATCGAAGAAGAACCACCACTCGAACAACCGCCAAGGGTGATAGATCGGTGTGCCGAGAAGATCGAACCAGGGCGAGCCAAGGCGTACTTGATAGCCGAGGGCCGCTGCTGTCCATTGTGTGGCACTCCACACTCCGGCGATCACGATGCCGAATACCACGGCGATCTGACCGAATAGCACATTCGTACCTTGCATCTTCTGGGCTCCAATCACAGCACGGGGATGTGCCGCAGCCACGAGGATCAAGGCGGGGGTTAAGGCTGGTCAAAGGCCATTACGGCAGCGATTCAGACGAAAAGAGCCAGATTTATTGCAGTAGCGAAGAAAATAGAAATGCCGCAGGCGCGAGCGCATTGCGGGATAGCGAAGTAACAGTGGGAGGCTTGTCGCAGCGAAGCGACGAGAAAAGGGACTACTGAGCTCTCTGCTCCGGCCGGTCACCGAAGAAGCGTCGTTTAGCCGCTTCAGCGGCACGCAGGCAGATTTCGTCATTGACCTTCAGGCGCTTCTCCTTACATAGGCGTTGGATTTCCTTGATGCGCTCGGGATTGGTCACAAGCGCATCCACGGTTTCCGAAGGTTGAGTGGGGTCGCATGCGGTCAGTGCGGCGATGAGCATCAGGAACATCACTTTGTTCATGGGTCCAGTCCTTTATCAGTCGGAGGAGGAGTCTTCTGCGGTGCTGAGGTCATCCGCCGAATCCATGAAGGCCACTCGTTCAATGAATCGGGTCAGCATCCCAGAAGACTCCGAATCGCGGCGCAGCAGATAGGTTGTGAGCAAGGGCGGCTTGCCCGCCAAGCGCCGGGCCACGACGCCCGATTCGCGGCTGGAAGCGATGTGCGCCGCACCCGCTAAGCCCAAAGCAAGCCCGGCGGAAACCAGGGTCATCATCACGTCGAAGCTGGCAACGCGCTGCGCGATCAGCGGCTCCTGACCGCACGTGCGGAGGAAACGATCGACCTGGCGCACATGGCCCTCGAAAACGGCCGGGTCGCCCAGCGCCAATGGATAGCGGAGCACTTCCTTCAGTGGAATTTGCTTGAAGGCGAGCGCAGGATGTCGGGCTGGCACCGCCACCATCAATTCATCCTCCCACGCGGGAGTCATCACGATGCCGTCGCCCGCGTCTTCAGCCATCGAGAAGCCAGCGTCATACAGGTCGCTATGAAGCCCCTTGATCTGCTGATCCGACGATACCTCGAACAGTCGGATTTCCACCTCGGGATCTTCTTCGCGGCTACGCGCCAACAGCGACGGTAGGCGCAATGGCGTGATGCCGTCGGACAAGGCGATCCGTAACTGGCCGTGAAAACCGTTGGCGGCGGACTTGACGCTATCACGGGCTTGATCCAGCGCCGCGAAGACGCGCGGAACGTGCTCCACGAACAGCCGCCCCGCGCAGGTCAGTTGCGTGCTGCGAGTCGTGCGAACGAAAAGGCGGGCGTTAAGTTCTTCCTCCAACTCCTTGATGGTGGGGGACAGCGGCGACTGGTCGATGTGAAGCCGCTCTGCAGCCCGCGCAAAGTGCAGTTCTTCCGCGACAGCAAGGAAGCAGCGCAGATGCCGAAGCTCCATGGCCTCTTTTCCTTTGTTCGTTAGTGCGCCACCGACTGCTTGTAAACCTGCCGTCCTGACGCATTGCTTCCTTGAACTTCCTTGTGCCGTCTCTGCGCTCAGCGGCGCATTGCCGATCACTTGGTCGATTGTCCTGTAGCGCATATCAGATAGTCCTTGCCGATGCAGTCGGCAATGCCACCCCCGCAGCGCGACTGCGCCAATCAAGCATCGTCTGATGCTTCGTACACGGGATTCGAGCGCTGTGCCTCTGCGACCTCAGCTCGCGTTGCGGCATCACGCCCGCGTCGGCCCCCATCGAATGGCGACAGGTCCAAGCTCGGAATGCTCTACTAGGTGCAGTTTGTCAACTTTGACAAGCTGTGGTCTCGCTTTAAGTGTCGTATCACAGCAATGGCCCCGTTCTGCGGCCTCACAAGCAAGATGAAGCGCAGCCGGGACTTTCTGCGGAGAGATCCGTCTCTGATCTATGCCAAATACGCAATTCACAGTAATCTGCATATTAATGCATATTAATGCATATTAATCACACGATTTTGTGCATTATTTTGCAGAATTGTAAGAGGACGTATGAACGCCGCCTTTGTTATCCAACCATCAAGAGTTAAACGAATTGCGAGACATTGGAGAGCGTGCGCGCGGACAACTTCGTTGCGGTCAGCTTGGACGCGGGCATGCCGTTGCGGTCAGCTTGGACGCGGGCATGCCGAACAACGTGGACTTGTCATCCGACAAGCAATTGCTGCGTGCCCTGGAGACGTGGCACCCCAAGTACCTCTAATGGTGGAAGGAATGGGTTCTGCTTGGAGCGGCTCAGCTGCCAGCAGGACAACCATCGCATGCTGGGAGCTTTCAACGAGCTCACGCCGGACTGAGTCTCCTTCTTCATGTTCACCTGCTTCACCGACCGCGACGGCAAGATGCAGCTCGCCGCGCTGGCCGAAAGCGGCTTCGACCCCTTGTTGCGCTCCTGCCGTTTCATGTTGACCGAGGAGGCACATCACCTGTTAGTGGGTGAGACAGGCGTGCAGCGTACCATCGAGGCACCTGCTCGGCCATGGTGAAGGCGGGCATCACCGACCCTTACGACGTAGAGCGCGTGCGCGCGCTCGGTGTGGTCGACCTGCCGCTGCTGCAACGCAAGGCCAACTTCCACATGAGCTTGACGCGGGACCTGTTCGGCAGTGAGATTTCGCGCAATGGCGGCGAGGCGTTCAGCGCTGGACTGAAGGGCCGCCTCAACGAAGCCAAGCTCAGCGACGACCAAAAGCTGCAAGACGCCTTGTGCCGGTCACCCAGGTGGTCGATGGTGAGCTGGGGGGAACCAGGTGCCAGCGCTGCGCGCGATAAATTGCCGCCTGCTGGAGGACTACATCGCCGATTGCCGGGGGCATCGACCGCAAATGGGCGGTGCCAAAGGCCAAAAACGCCCAAAAACGGCGTCATCCGGTGCCGCGCGGCAAATCACGAAGGCTTGTTCAGCGTAGCCTAAGCGCATTGAGCGCATTGAAGCGCAGTTTAAGCCATGCTCTCCACTGGCACGGGCAGTGGCATGCGTACTCTGTCCCAGCGTTCTACGTGTTGGCCCAACTGGTAAGCCGTGATAGCCGACAGCGTCCAACCCAGATGGCCGTGACCGGTGTTGTAAAACACGTTGGCGTACCTTCCTGGACCTACGCGCGGCATCATGTTGGGCAGCATCGGGCGCAGGCCTGCCCAGGGTTCGACCCGACGCGTGCTCACGTCAGGAAAACACTGGTTCACCCAGCTAACCAGCGGCCGAATGCGATCAGCACGGATGTCGAGGTTGTAGCCGTTGAACTCTGCCGTACCGGCCACTCGGAAGCGGTTGAGGCCTAAGCGACTCGTGACCAGCTTGGTCTCGTCATCGAGCAGGCTGACCTGCGGCGCAGCGGCCTGGCTCTGTTCATCGTCGAGCATGACGGTGATGGAATACCCCTTGACCGGGTAGACGTTGAGCCGGTCGCCGAGCTGTGCACCCAGCGCGCGGCTGCGCACGCCGGCGCAGACTACAACCCCGTCTGCGTCGATCTCCGTCCCATTTGCCAGCATCACCTGGGCAGTTTTGCCCGTGCTCCGTACACGTTCCACGGTGTGGGCGGTCATGAATTTCACGCCCAAACGAGAACATGCCAAGCTCAGTCCGTGCGTGAACTTGTGGATGTCGCCTGTGCTGTCGCTCTCGGTGTACCAGCCCCCAAAAAATTCGCCGGTGAGCGTTGGTTCGATGGCGCGCATTTCATCGGGGGTGACGGCTCGGCGTGGAAGGCCACCTTCTGCCAAAAGCTTTGATACCTGGCCTGCATGCTCGAAACCAGCGCGGTCTCGATAGATGTGCAGGATGCCGCGCTCCTTCAAGTCGAAATCGATGCCCTCGTCCCGCGCCCAGCTGAACAGGTGCTCACGCGCGGCAACGGCCAGGCGCGTGGTAGCGACCGTGTTGTCGCGGTACTTCGGAATGGACGCAGCGAACTCTGCAAACCAGCTGAGCTTGTGCCAACTCGGGCGCGGATTGACCAGGAGGGGGGCGTCCGCCGTGAACATCCACTTCAAGCCCTTGACCAAGGTGGACGCATGGGTCCAGACCTCGGCATTGGAGGCAGACAGTTGCCCGCCGTTGGCATGGCTGGTTTCCATGCCCGCATAGCGGTGTTTTTCGATGAGGGTGACTTCGTGGCCAGCACGGGCCAATGCGTAGGCGCTGGTGACGCCGGTGATGCCGCCGCCGATAACGATGAGGTGTGCCATGGGAGTCTCGCGTTCAAAGCCGTCAAACAGGTAGGCATGGGCCGCACACTGCGTGCGGCCCATGACCCCCTCTGTTTGGGACCTGAGAGATTCACCAGCGCTCGCGCTGATTTGCTCCTGCGGCGGGCCGGGGGACGAGTCCCGGCCACTCTTCAGAGTTTGTTGCGTATTGACCGGTCCTTTTGCCTGAGAGTTTCCGGGGCGGTTGCTCCTTCGGCGCCAGCCCATTTCACAGGCCGGGCTCTCCCGATCGATACAGTGTTGATATTACTGTGGTTGTAGCTGTATCGATTTGGCGATGGCGCGAAATTGGTGGATTCCATCGAGATAGGCTTTGTCTACTGCGGCTAGCGGAAGCGGTTTCGCCAGCAATTGGCTGTTCGCTTCCAGTGCCTGGTGCACGCCCGGGTCGGCCAGCGTCTCCGTGATGGCTTTATGCAAAGCAACGACAACTGGCTCGGGCGTGTCCTTCTTCACGAAGTAGCCCGTCCAGATGTTGAAGGTGAAGTCCTTAAGTTGCTTGCTCTCGGTAATGGCGGGAAAGCCCTTCACGCCCTCAAGCCGTTCGCTGTTGAGCATGGCGAGCACCTGAAGACGATTTTGCTTGTGCATCTCGTCATACTTCTTGCCATACGGTGCCAGAAAGAAATCGACCTGGTTGGCCATTAAGTCCTGCTCGGCCGGCGCCGAGCCACGGTAGGGCACATGGACCATCGGAATTCCCGTCACCTTGGAGAGGTGCTCGCCCAACAAATGGTAGAACGAACCTGGGCCTACGCTGGCGTAGGTCACGGGGCGGCCCTGCTGCGCCGCCTTTCGGGCATGGTCGAGGAACTCGTCGACAGTGCTGACGGGCAGGCCCTTACGGGCCAGGAAAGCAATCTGTGCCGTTGCGATCATCTGCACGAGGCGGAAGTCCTCGCTCTTAAATTTGATGGACGCGATGGCCAGTGGGGCCAAAATGAGTTCATTGGGCGAGCCCTGGAAAAGCTGATAGCCGTCGCTCGGGGCGTTGAGCACCTTCTGCGCGGCGATAGAGCCGCTCGCGCCACCCAGGTTCTCGATCACTACGGGTTGTCCCAGCTGCTTGCCCAGTGTGTTGTTGACCGAGCGGGCGATGACGTCAGACAGGCCCCCGGCCGGGTAAGGCACCAGCATTGTCACCGGACGAGTCGGATAGTTCTGTGCCTGGGCCATGCCTGAAAGGGCGGCCAGGGCGATGGCCGCGCCGGCCATCAGGGTCTTGTAATGGATGATCATGGGGAGTCTCCTGTTTCTTTAGTGGTGGGGGAAGAAGAGTCAAGTAGCTCCTGTACGAGCGCTATCCAGTACGCGGCGCCAACGCCGATGTTGTGGTCGTTGAAGTCGTATGCGGGGTTGTGAACCATGCAGGCACCAGGCTCCTGCCCCACGCCGTTGCCGATGAAAAGATAGCTACCGGGCACCCGCTCCAGCATGAAGGCGAAGTCTTCGCTGCCCGTGAGCATGGCCCCCTGGGCGATGACCTGCTCAGGCGGAAAATGCGCCTGAGCGATCGCGAGAGCCCGGGCGGTCTGCGTCGCGTCGTTCACCAGGACGGCGTAGCCGGGGCGCCAGTCCACCTCGGCCCGAACCCCGTAACTTTCGGCCTGCAGACGTACCAGATTCTTGATGCGCACTTCCATGTCGCGGCGGACCTGCGGATCGAGCGCACGCACGCTCAGCTCCAGCCGGGCAGAGGAGGGGATGACGTTGTTGGCCGCCCCCGCGTGCAGGGCGCCCACGGTGACGACGGCAGGCTGCATCGGGTCGACGCTGCGCGAGACGATTGTCTGCAATGCCATGACTACGGAGGCTGCAGCCACCAGCGGGTCCACTGCGCGGTGGGGCATGGCGCCATGGCCGCCGGTGCCGTGCAATAAGACCGTCGCGTAATCCGATGAGGCCATGGTTGGCCCACTGCGAAACACCAGTTGACCCTGCGCGTACCCCGGCATGTTGTGCATTGCGAAGATCGCGTCGCAGGGAAAACGTTCGAACAGCCCGTCTTCCATCATCTTGAGGGCGCCGCCCCCGCCTTCTTCGGCTGGCTGAAAGATCAGGTTGAGCGTGCCGTCGAAGCTGCCGGATGATTCCGCCAAGTGGCGTGCCGCAGCCAGCAGCATCGCCGTGTGGCCGTCATGGCCGCAGGCATGCATCACCCCATGGTGGCGGCTGGACCACTCGGCACCCGTTGCCTCTTCGATCGGCAGCGCATCCATATCTGCGCGCAGGCCGATCGCGCGGCTCGAAGTGCCGCGTCGCAGTTGCCCCACCACGCCCGTTCCACCAAGCCCTGTGGTAACGGTGTAACCCCAGGACGCCAGCTTTTCCGCGACCAGAGCACTGGTACGGTGTTCAGAGAAGGCCAGCTCCGGGTGCCGGTGGATATCACGCCGCACCGCAATGAACTCCTGAAGCTGCTGATCACTGAGACGTTCCAAAACATGACCCCCAAGGTGGATGAACTATTACGCATGTTAAAAAGCGTTTGTTTTAAAGTCCAATGCATTAATGTGCATTGACCGATGAGTTTCACGAGAAAATCAAGATGACGTTGGTACAGCTTCGACATTTCGTGGTGGTTGCAGACATCGGCTCCTTCGCACAGGCTTCCGCGGCCCTGTTCCTGACCCAGCCAGCGCTCACGCGCAGCATCCAGAGCCTGGAGCTTGAGCTCGGCGGCACGCTGTTCGACCGCCTGGGCCGCCGCATCGCCTTGACACCCTTCGGGCGGGAAGTGCTCAACCGCGCTCGGCTGCTCGTCAGCGACGCCGAGACACTGCGGCACGCTGGCAAGGCCCTGCACGCAGGGTTGATCGGCACGCTTCGTGTTGGCTTGAGCTCGGCACCCGGCGCCTTGCTGAGCACGCCGCTCATGCGGCATATGGCTGAGCACCATCCCCGGCTGAAGGTCGAGATTTCCCGCGGCAACACCGCGGTGCTGATTCATGCACTGCGCGAGCAGCTCCTGGATGCGGCGATCGTCGATATCCGCGACATGCGTCCTTCTGCGGATTTGAGGGTGGACCTCGCCTTCGAACTCGGGGCTGGCTTTCTGGTGCGAAAAGACCACCCGTTGGCACGGCTCGGCAGGACCGTTACTCTGGCCGACATCACGGCATACCCGGTCGCCTCCACGCCGCTGAGCGACGAGGTGGCACGCATGCTGATTGCCCGCTACGGCCCCGAGGCCAATCCCGATGATATGGTTACGTTGCGTTGCGACGAAACCATGAGCCTGGCGGATGTTGCGCAGCACAGTGATGCGATCCTGCTCACCATTTCCGCCGTGGCGCCTGGGCTGGTACCGCTGCCGGTGGTGCCGCACCTTGATGCAACGGGGCGTTTCGGGCTGGTCGTTGCCGCGCAGCGCCAGGAGGCACCCGCATTGGGCATCGTGCGCGAGCACTTGCCAAACTGGCTCGGCAATGTGACAGCACACCAAGCCTTGCGTGAGTAGTTAGTGCAGTGATTGAGAGTGTGGAAGTGGGTCCGCCGAGGAGCACGGTGTTGTTGCGGCCGGCGCTGCTGGGGAATGCGCATGCAAACGCTGTTGGCCGTAGGCCCCCTGCCGGCAGCCACCAAGTAATGCGCTGATGGGCTGATGGGCTGGCCGGCTTGTCCCGAGAGGAAAGTAATTTCGTGCGATCCAGCGATGCCAGATCGCGCTACAGGCACTGTTTATATTAACTCCACTTTTTCGACCAAGGCACGTACGTCATGTGCAAGCTGGTTCCCGAGAACTTCTTGTTGACGCAGCGCCTCAACGACCTCCGACACGATGGCAACGCGCTTTTGCGCGCCGGTTTGGATACCTTGCATTGCCTCGCGGGACGCATGGATGCGTGTGCGGCCTATGTCCGTGGCTTTCGAGGCACTGCCTACCCGCTCGCTGGCCGACTTGCAGGAGGTCACTAGCGACGACGCCAGCGCCCTGACCTGGTCGCTCGCCTCGTTGGTGCGTGCAGCCAGAGCCTTCACTTCATGGGCCACAACCGCAAAACCGCGCCCCGCCGTGCCTGCGCGGCTGGCCTCGATAGCGGCGTTGACGGCGAGCAGGTCAGTCTGTCGTGCGATCAGGTGGATGGTGGCCACGATGTCGCCTATGCGGTTGGCCTTGGCCTGGAGTTCGGCAAACAATGCGCTCGAATGTTCGACGTGCTGCGCGAGCTCCTCAATGGCCGTTTCAATGCCGGTGACTGCGGCTGCGCCGTCCTTCACCTGATCTCCTGACGATCTGGCCAGCACTTTCGCGCGATCCATGGCGTCGAGGGCATGGGCGACCAGGCGGATGAGGAGGCTAGCGTGTTGCGCAAGGTTCTTCACTTCCTCGGCCAGCTCGGACACCTGGACCGGTCCGCGCGCGTCGGTCGCAAGGTCGTGGTCGGTCCATGCGTGTACCTCGGATGCCGACGGCCCCTGCGGATGTTGCAAGGGCGGAGTGTCTGCGCGCCGTTTGCCGAAGACAGCCATGGCAACAAACAGGACAAGGCAACAGCCACCCAGCAACAGCGTCAGGAAATCATGGGTTGTCAGGATGATTGCCACAGAAACAAGGGTGCCGATGACCGAGGCCACCAGTTGCCCGGAGGCGGGTTGCGTAATGCCGGGTGGGTGGCGATGTTCGATTCGTGTTTGCATCGGAATTCTCCTCGTTGCGAAGTCGTAGTGCTAATAC from Acidovorax sp. FHTAMBA carries:
- a CDS encoding VirB3 family type IV secretion system protein — translated: MSAPDIFAAGFEVPLHRSLTEPILLGGAPRTVAIANGTLATAVGLGLQLWIPGVVLWIVGHSLAVWGARVDPQFMQVFARHIKHKPLLDV
- a CDS encoding TrbC/VirB2 family protein; the encoded protein is MTHVDAFRISVNPLFHLSRLTRLRTLARPAGQGLLLAALLLFLAGTAQAAGSSMPWEGPLQSILESIQGPVARIVAVMIIIATGLALAFGDTSGGFRKLIQIVFGLSIAFAASSFFLSFFSFSGGAVV
- the trbB gene encoding P-type conjugative transfer ATPase TrbB encodes the protein MSAAPQIPPEPRSSAATSLDRRIQMLRTAMGPLIAAALEDPDVVEVMLNPDRTLWVDRLSSGRAPMGVELSEADGERIIRLVAAHVGAEVHRGQPLLSAELPETGERFEGILPPAAPGPAFALRKRAIGVIPLERYVIDGMMTSAQAGFLVRAVRERQNILIAGATSSGKTTLANALLAEIAASGDRVLVLEDTVELQCAARDHVPLRTRQGVVSMTELVRSSMRLRPDRVVVGEVRGPEALDLIKVWGTGHPGGIATIHAGSALGALLRMEQLILEVAVNPPRALIAEAVNVVIHIAGRGRRRRIESIARVVGFDGVGYRLVDGLTDAMEAPFPELPLASDAAPAAATSPSPSLNPSGELP
- a CDS encoding CopG family transcriptional regulator produces the protein MSQYRLNLFIQHGHAKRLEELAAKKGVSKSSIVAAALASWLSPDAADRREAAIAKRLDHLSRQAERLERDQNIQIETLALFIRYFLTVSTPVPEAHQEAARAHGKARFEQFVEQLGRHLLRGRSLVRDVVEELHPDPMRMDDAAAVAEARERAS
- a CDS encoding conjugal transfer protein TraG, yielding MQGTNVLFGQIAVVFGIVIAGVWSATQWTAAALGYQVRLGSPWFDLLGTPIYHPWRLFEWWFFFDAYAPRVFDTGGAIAGGSGLVAVVVAIGMSIWRSRQSRLVTTYGSARWANAQDISKAGLTQPTGVFLGQHDRQYLRHEGPEHVLTFAPTRSGKGVGLVVPTLLSWPTSAVIHDIKGENWQITAGWRSRFSHCLLFNPTDAMSAAYNPLLEVRRGANEVRDVQNIADILVDPEGALEKRNHWEKTSHALLVGAILHVLYASEDKTLRGVANFLSDPACPFELTLHRMMTTPHLGDGPHPVVASAAREVLNKSDNERSGVLSTAMSFLGLYRDPTVAEVTSRCDWRIADLIAAEHPVSLYLVVPPSDISRTKPLIRLILNQIGRRLTESLDGSDGIERRHKLLLMLDEFPALGRLDFFETALAFMAGYGIRSFLIAQSLNQIDKAYGQNHSILDNCHVRVTFATNDERTAKRISETLGTATELRAQRNYAGHRLAPWLGHLMVSRQETARPLLTPGEVMQLPPDESVVMVSSLPPIKAKKLRYYADANFKRRVLPPPSLADGHYADVPPARADDWSGLAIPAVPTVPPADAADDFGNADDGGPRHQPELSKAVAYDPELVAPAADLALLDDDDEPLPLPRQFDPAMQRTARLASLDPNDGIDL
- a CDS encoding EexN family lipoprotein, which gives rise to MNKVMFLMLIAALTACDPTQPSETVDALVTNPERIKEIQRLCKEKRLKVNDEICLRAAEAAKRRFFGDRPEQRAQ
- a CDS encoding LysR family transcriptional regulator, with amino-acid sequence MELRHLRCFLAVAEELHFARAAERLHIDQSPLSPTIKELEEELNARLFVRTTRSTQLTCAGRLFVEHVPRVFAALDQARDSVKSAANGFHGQLRIALSDGITPLRLPSLLARSREEDPEVEIRLFEVSSDQQIKGLHSDLYDAGFSMAEDAGDGIVMTPAWEDELMVAVPARHPALAFKQIPLKEVLRYPLALGDPAVFEGHVRQVDRFLRTCGQEPLIAQRVASFDVMMTLVSAGLALGLAGAAHIASSRESGVVARRLAGKPPLLTTYLLRRDSESSGMLTRFIERVAFMDSADDLSTAEDSSSD